A genome region from Chloroflexota bacterium includes the following:
- the trpS gene encoding tryptophan--tRNA ligase, which yields MKKRVFSGIQPTGDLHIGNYLGAIQHWLKIQHEYDSIFCVVDLHAITVPQEPKVLKAKIREVAGLLIASGIDPTIASVFVQSHVHEHSELTWILNCYIPMGWMRRMTQFKEKSQKQREEVSTALFDYPALMAADILLYNTDEVPVGEDQKQHVELARNAAQRFNTIYGETFTVPKAVIAKTGARIMGLDDPTQKMSKSEEQPGRAINLLDSPDDMRSKIMRATTDSLREIRFDENRPGINNLLVIYEQFTGQGREEIESRFEGKGYVDLKRELAEVVVESVNVVQTRYRELTADPAHIDRLLAEGADKVRPTAEKTLALVKERVGIG from the coding sequence AGCACTGGCTGAAGATACAGCACGAGTATGACAGCATCTTCTGCGTCGTCGACCTCCACGCCATCACCGTTCCCCAGGAGCCCAAGGTACTGAAGGCAAAGATACGGGAGGTGGCGGGGCTGCTCATTGCCTCCGGGATTGACCCCACTATAGCCAGTGTCTTTGTCCAGTCCCACGTCCATGAACACAGCGAGCTGACCTGGATTCTCAACTGCTACATCCCGATGGGCTGGATGCGGCGCATGACCCAGTTCAAGGAAAAATCGCAGAAACAGAGGGAGGAGGTCAGCACCGCGCTCTTCGACTATCCGGCGCTGATGGCGGCTGATATCCTGCTCTACAATACTGACGAGGTGCCGGTGGGGGAGGACCAGAAACAGCATGTTGAGCTGGCGCGAAATGCGGCCCAGCGCTTCAACACCATCTACGGCGAGACGTTTACCGTGCCCAAAGCGGTCATCGCCAAGACGGGCGCCCGTATCATGGGTCTCGACGACCCGACACAGAAGATGAGCAAGAGCGAGGAGCAGCCGGGTCGCGCTATAAATCTGCTCGATTCCCCTGATGATATGCGGAGCAAAATCATGCGGGCGACCACCGACTCCCTGCGCGAGATACGCTTTGACGAAAACCGTCCCGGTATAAATAATCTGCTCGTCATCTACGAGCAGTTCACCGGGCAGGGCAGAGAAGAGATTGAGTCGCGGTTTGAGGGCAAAGGCTACGTGGACTTGAAGCGGGAACTGGCTGAGGTGGTCGTCGAAAGCGTCAATGTGGTGCAGACCCGCTATCGTGAGCTGACCGCCGACCCGGCACATATTGACCGGCTGCTGGCCGAGGGGGCAGATAAGGTCCGACCGACGGCCGAAAAGACCCTGGCTCTGGTCAAAGAACGGGTGGGGATAGGGTAA